One window from the genome of Bacillus tianshenii encodes:
- a CDS encoding glycosyltransferase family 1 protein, with protein sequence MKIAIVTETFLPSTDGIVTRLCESIKWLRKEGHEILIIAPDGGVYEYEGARVEGVPPRSFFLYKNKKFAYPSRKVKDALDKFSPDLVHVVNPAFLGVSGIYYARKRKDPLVASYHTNVPKYADYYRVSFVKPALWWFFRTLHNRADMNLCTSQTIKDELDGKGFKNVHLWTRGVAVERFGPEKKTTDMRNRLTGGNPNKTLLLYVGRLAPEKEIEKIKHVIEKKQNFCLAIVGDGPHREQLEKHFAGTDTVFTGFMHGEELAEAYASADVFVFPSTTETLGLVILEAMASGLPIVAADSGPTREQIEHEQDGLLYNPDEAGSFSKTLLRLNDESFRQQLAKNAYETGQDFGWDKPSRQLYSFYQEVLASQPALVNENF encoded by the coding sequence ATGAAGATCGCAATTGTCACCGAAACATTTCTGCCCTCAACAGACGGAATTGTGACACGACTTTGTGAGTCGATAAAGTGGCTGCGAAAAGAAGGACATGAAATTTTAATTATTGCGCCAGATGGGGGCGTCTATGAATATGAGGGAGCAAGAGTGGAAGGAGTGCCGCCGCGCTCCTTCTTCCTCTATAAGAATAAAAAATTTGCATATCCGAGCCGAAAAGTAAAGGATGCTTTGGATAAGTTTTCACCTGATCTTGTGCATGTTGTGAATCCTGCATTTTTAGGTGTTTCAGGCATCTATTATGCACGGAAACGGAAAGACCCACTTGTTGCTTCTTATCACACAAATGTACCGAAGTACGCTGATTATTATCGTGTTTCATTTGTAAAACCGGCGTTATGGTGGTTTTTTCGTACGTTGCACAACCGAGCAGATATGAACTTATGTACATCTCAAACGATAAAAGATGAATTGGATGGAAAAGGATTCAAAAATGTGCACCTCTGGACACGTGGTGTTGCTGTGGAACGATTTGGTCCTGAGAAAAAAACGACTGACATGAGGAACCGATTAACAGGCGGAAACCCTAATAAAACGCTTCTTCTGTATGTGGGCAGACTTGCACCTGAAAAGGAAATTGAAAAAATCAAACATGTAATTGAAAAGAAACAAAACTTCTGTCTTGCTATAGTTGGAGATGGACCGCACCGTGAGCAGCTTGAAAAACACTTTGCCGGTACAGATACAGTATTTACTGGTTTTATGCACGGTGAAGAGCTTGCCGAGGCTTATGCATCAGCCGATGTTTTTGTGTTTCCATCTACAACAGAAACGCTTGGTTTAGTCATCTTAGAGGCAATGGCTTCAGGGCTGCCGATTGTTGCAGCTGACAGCGGGCCAACCCGGGAACAAATTGAGCATGAACAAGACGGTCTTCTTTACAACCCTGATGAAGCAGGGAGCTTTTCGAAAACATTACTTCGCTTAAACGATGAGTCCTTTCGTCAGCAGCTTGCAAAAAATGCTTACGAAACAGGTCAAGATTTTGGCTGGGACAAGCCTTCCCGGCAATTATATTCATTCTATCAAGAGGTTTTGGCTTCACAGCCAGCACTTGTGAATGAAAACTTTTAG
- a CDS encoding FAD-linked oxidase C-terminal domain-containing protein yields the protein MTTYEAIAAVIGEERVTDNETILEQHGKDESGHEGVLPEIVAFVKTKEEVRKILVYANAKGIPVTPFGAGSSLEGHIIPVKRGISLDFSLMNDIIEVYPEDFLVKVQPGVTRKQLNKKLKKYGLFFPVDPGADATLGGMAATNASGTTSVKYGIMRDNVRNLEVVLADGRIIQTGGMARKSSSGLALNGLFVGSEGTLGCFTELTIQVYGIPEYIASARASFEGVEDAINAANSFLSAGIPIARCEFVDAETVRQVNQYNGTSYPEYPMLMLEFHGNEPGVKQDISFMKEIAVEFNCKEIFFETNSKKVAELWEVRHLMSYAYIHSYPKKKFMSTDVCVPLSSLSEAVTYAREALDETGIVGGVFGHVGDGNFHTLMMVDFQNEEEYAKAKAYNQKLVNEALKCGGTCTGEHGVGIGKRQYQQEEHGTAYSVMTELKRMFDPNNILNPGKIYE from the coding sequence TTGACTACATATGAAGCAATTGCTGCCGTCATTGGCGAAGAGCGTGTTACAGATAATGAAACAATCCTCGAACAGCATGGAAAAGATGAGTCTGGGCATGAAGGGGTCCTGCCTGAAATTGTTGCTTTTGTTAAGACAAAGGAAGAAGTTCGAAAAATACTCGTCTATGCGAATGCAAAAGGAATCCCAGTTACACCCTTTGGGGCGGGATCAAGCCTTGAAGGTCATATTATTCCTGTAAAAAGAGGGATCTCACTCGATTTTTCATTGATGAATGACATTATCGAAGTGTATCCTGAAGACTTTCTTGTTAAAGTCCAGCCAGGTGTAACAAGAAAACAATTAAACAAAAAACTTAAAAAATATGGCTTATTCTTTCCAGTTGACCCAGGAGCAGATGCAACATTAGGTGGTATGGCTGCTACAAATGCAAGTGGAACGACATCTGTTAAATACGGTATTATGCGTGATAATGTAAGAAATTTAGAAGTCGTTCTTGCAGATGGGCGGATTATCCAAACAGGTGGTATGGCAAGAAAGTCATCATCTGGCTTAGCATTAAACGGATTGTTTGTAGGTTCGGAAGGTACTTTAGGGTGCTTTACAGAGTTGACAATTCAAGTCTACGGCATCCCTGAATATATCGCTTCAGCCCGAGCGTCATTTGAAGGAGTGGAGGATGCGATAAATGCTGCTAATAGCTTTCTATCAGCAGGCATTCCGATTGCTCGCTGTGAGTTTGTTGATGCCGAAACAGTGAGACAAGTTAATCAATATAATGGAACCAGTTATCCTGAATACCCAATGCTAATGTTAGAATTTCATGGCAACGAACCAGGCGTGAAGCAAGATATTTCTTTTATGAAAGAGATTGCAGTGGAATTCAACTGTAAGGAAATCTTTTTTGAAACCAATTCAAAAAAGGTTGCTGAGCTATGGGAAGTTCGCCATTTAATGTCTTATGCCTATATTCATTCATATCCTAAGAAAAAGTTTATGTCTACTGATGTATGTGTCCCGCTCAGTTCACTAAGTGAAGCAGTGACTTATGCGAGAGAAGCTCTTGATGAAACAGGAATCGTCGGGGGCGTATTTGGGCATGTAGGGGACGGAAACTTTCACACCTTAATGATGGTTGACTTTCAGAATGAAGAAGAGTATGCGAAAGCAAAAGCTTATAATCAAAAGCTTGTAAATGAGGCACTGAAATGTGGAGGCACATGTACAGGAGAGCATGGTGTTGGCATTGGGAAGCGTCAATACCAACAAGAAGAGCATGGCACAGCATATTCGGTGATGACCGAGTTAAAAAGAATGTTTGATCCTAATAATATTTTGAACCCTGGCAAAATATATGAATAA
- a CDS encoding GtrA family protein: protein MKWFKRQTHGAVQFAQFGFIGILNALVDIGSLNLLLWLFPTDERALLVTYNTISYTLAILNSYFWNSKLTFKHHAAYTKREKVAFVIQALVALLISNIVFISVVQLLELTSLRPFVARNISKGLAMFLSSTASFFFMKFFVFKKKGVS from the coding sequence ATGAAATGGTTTAAACGCCAAACACATGGTGCCGTTCAATTTGCGCAATTTGGTTTTATTGGCATATTGAATGCGCTTGTCGACATCGGCAGCTTAAATTTATTATTATGGCTATTTCCAACTGATGAGCGTGCTTTACTTGTCACCTACAATACAATTAGCTACACGCTTGCAATTTTAAATAGCTATTTTTGGAATTCAAAGCTGACATTTAAGCATCATGCTGCTTACACGAAGAGAGAGAAAGTAGCATTTGTCATTCAAGCACTTGTCGCATTACTTATTAGTAATATCGTTTTTATTAGTGTCGTTCAATTATTAGAACTCACATCTCTACGACCTTTTGTAGCACGTAATATTTCAAAAGGATTAGCGATGTTCCTTTCTTCAACAGCAAGTTTCTTTTTCATGAAATTTTTTGTGTTTAAGAAGAAAGGCGTTTCATAG
- a CDS encoding uracil-DNA glycosylase, with translation MKRTNHQNKRINCFKCKYFQTTWNPQFPRACKAYGFKTKQMPSDYVFHASGKQCQLFEEKHVGGKR, from the coding sequence ATGAAACGAACTAATCATCAAAACAAGCGTATTAATTGCTTTAAATGCAAATATTTTCAAACCACATGGAATCCTCAATTTCCGAGAGCTTGCAAGGCATATGGGTTTAAGACGAAACAAATGCCGTCAGATTACGTTTTTCATGCTTCAGGGAAGCAGTGTCAATTATTTGAAGAGAAACATGTAGGAGGCAAACGATGA
- a CDS encoding thioredoxin domain-containing protein — translation MKKLLIFGGVIVALFVLLGVLTNMSNSQKAENNPFGKDELHPETVKQLDDPNYGNYILPDELQTKLDNNEDVTVYFYSPTCGHCKKTTPVLKPVADELGVDMKMYNVLEFEQGWDDYAIEGTPTLIHFKDGKEAYRISGYHDAETFKKWFAQFHEKE, via the coding sequence ATGAAAAAATTGCTTATCTTTGGAGGGGTAATCGTTGCGCTTTTTGTGCTCCTCGGCGTGTTAACGAACATGTCGAACTCCCAAAAAGCAGAAAATAACCCTTTTGGTAAGGATGAATTACATCCAGAAACAGTGAAACAGCTGGATGATCCGAATTACGGTAACTATATTCTTCCTGATGAACTTCAAACTAAGCTAGACAATAATGAAGATGTAACCGTATATTTTTATAGCCCTACTTGTGGGCACTGTAAAAAGACGACGCCTGTCTTAAAGCCAGTTGCCGATGAATTAGGTGTCGATATGAAAATGTATAATGTGCTTGAGTTTGAACAAGGCTGGGATGATTATGCGATTGAAGGAACGCCTACTTTAATTCATTTTAAAGACGGTAAGGAAGCCTATCGTATTTCCGGCTATCATGACGCAGAAACATTCAAAAAATGGTTTGCTCAATTTCATGAAAAAGAATAA
- a CDS encoding class I SAM-dependent methyltransferase: MIKELIRVSKARNWMKKNSPFLYSWHAYVGYELDLFAAFKKGATIEEVAHSHGIQRDLLRRWAEVGVSLKHLKEKGNNKYKTSSHKVKTLRQDNPKTVGVLLKEMMELHIPTLLEYPEYMKNRSRATFDHEKHGATVAETSALLEQFVFFKLKKLVKEHNLSSVLDVGCGTGGYLQRLAVAFPELAMLGVDLNEEVIETARARTHDEMKIKFMCADLQTFTPTDKIDLVLANNVLHYIEPTEREAFFSRLEGWLTSNGRIFMITPIYQSKHGKKFSNAFNSFFTAYDNLYPLPSLKTLEEFAQNNGLKVEKICPIIREGGWYYLVFKKAPR; the protein is encoded by the coding sequence ATGATTAAAGAGCTGATCAGAGTATCCAAAGCCCGTAATTGGATGAAAAAGAACAGTCCTTTTCTATATTCGTGGCATGCTTATGTAGGTTATGAGCTTGATCTATTTGCTGCGTTTAAGAAAGGCGCGACGATCGAAGAAGTGGCACACAGTCATGGCATACAACGCGATTTACTGAGAAGGTGGGCTGAGGTAGGGGTTTCATTAAAGCATTTAAAAGAAAAAGGTAACAATAAGTATAAGACATCAAGTCATAAAGTGAAAACATTGCGCCAAGATAATCCGAAAACAGTCGGAGTTTTATTGAAAGAAATGATGGAGCTTCACATTCCAACCCTGCTAGAATATCCCGAATATATGAAAAATAGAAGCCGCGCTACCTTTGATCATGAAAAGCATGGTGCAACGGTAGCAGAAACATCAGCATTACTAGAACAGTTTGTCTTTTTTAAATTGAAGAAACTTGTTAAAGAACATAACCTATCATCTGTACTTGATGTCGGATGTGGAACGGGAGGGTATTTACAGCGTTTGGCTGTAGCTTTTCCTGAGCTGGCAATGCTAGGAGTTGACTTGAATGAAGAAGTAATTGAAACGGCTCGAGCTCGAACACATGACGAGATGAAGATCAAGTTTATGTGTGCAGATTTGCAGACGTTCACACCAACTGACAAGATTGACTTAGTCTTAGCGAATAATGTGTTGCATTATATTGAACCAACAGAAAGAGAAGCTTTTTTTTCACGTTTAGAAGGCTGGCTCACTTCAAATGGGCGAATTTTTATGATCACGCCAATCTATCAATCAAAGCACGGAAAAAAATTTTCGAATGCATTTAATAGCTTCTTTACAGCATATGATAATCTGTATCCTTTGCCAAGCTTGAAGACACTTGAAGAATTTGCACAGAATAATGGATTAAAAGTAGAGAAGATCTGTCCAATTATTCGTGAGGGAGGCTGGTATTATCTTGTTTTTAAAAAAGCACCTCGATAA
- a CDS encoding disulfide oxidoreductase: protein MRRISNENNLILAWIAALTATGGSLYFSEVMQYIPCELCWYQRILMYPIVLILGMAIVRKDYKASIYALLLSGIGLVISIYHYLIQMVPAFQEKGGSCSLVPCNSTYIQWFGFITIPFLAMTAFIIIIAATFSVWRNERSK, encoded by the coding sequence ATGAGGCGAATAAGCAATGAAAATAACCTTATCCTCGCATGGATCGCTGCTCTTACGGCTACTGGTGGCAGCCTTTACTTCTCAGAAGTTATGCAGTATATTCCGTGTGAACTATGCTGGTATCAACGAATTTTAATGTACCCAATTGTCTTAATCCTTGGAATGGCCATTGTAAGAAAAGATTACAAAGCAAGCATTTATGCACTTTTATTAAGTGGAATTGGACTTGTCATCTCAATTTATCATTATTTAATCCAAATGGTACCTGCCTTTCAAGAAAAAGGTGGCTCTTGCTCGCTAGTTCCTTGTAATAGTACATACATCCAATGGTTTGGCTTTATTACGATTCCGTTTCTAGCGATGACAGCTTTCATTATCATTATTGCAGCAACATTTTCAGTTTGGCGAAACGAAAGGAGTAAATAA
- a CDS encoding NAD(P)/FAD-dependent oxidoreductase, with translation MKVKREVLISGGGIAGLTLALKLVKCDIPVTVIEQQDKPSKMYKGELLQPKSLSIFDLLGLLEQIKEDGMSFYKVNVKELRKHEGHWRTIGTSSLNYQILSSNYNYALMIPHERLKEMIFDELKTYETFEYISPGRFQGFDGTKAKVRIGNEVQQIDARFYVGAEGRQSPMRNAMNVSMHHTKYNHHFLTVTFPRPEHLQEGEMITTKDRFLGMFPLKNNEVRTVYLIRPQEFKGRDKREMLQEFYERYIDLMPELDGYVQQIRQWRDIQRMIPFAYHVDRYVRRNCVLIGDAAHTVHPMAGEGMNLAIQDADVLGELFCWMYENNKLDEHYLQWFEDVRKPRAEYVSKLSHQSALMYSFPSRVFQRVRLRGIKKTEEDKKLHLKQMLNISGLGLWPNHLHDRFIQVGLLPARELEVSERPYIFSTDDDYPWLKLEGDELDD, from the coding sequence ATGAAGGTGAAAAGAGAAGTATTGATTTCAGGTGGGGGTATCGCTGGGCTGACACTTGCTTTAAAGCTTGTAAAATGTGATATTCCTGTAACTGTCATTGAACAACAAGATAAACCATCAAAGATGTACAAAGGAGAGCTTCTGCAACCAAAAAGTCTTAGTATTTTTGATTTACTTGGATTGCTTGAACAAATTAAAGAAGACGGGATGTCTTTTTACAAAGTAAACGTGAAAGAGCTTCGAAAGCATGAGGGCCATTGGCGGACAATTGGGACATCATCACTTAACTATCAAATTCTTTCATCAAATTATAACTATGCCCTTATGATTCCGCATGAACGATTGAAAGAAATGATTTTTGATGAACTAAAAACCTATGAAACATTTGAATATATCAGTCCAGGCAGATTTCAAGGTTTTGATGGAACAAAGGCAAAAGTGAGAATCGGAAATGAAGTCCAGCAAATCGATGCCCGCTTCTATGTTGGCGCAGAGGGAAGGCAATCACCGATGCGAAATGCGATGAATGTATCCATGCACCATACAAAATATAACCATCACTTTTTAACTGTTACGTTTCCTCGTCCAGAGCACTTGCAAGAAGGAGAAATGATTACAACAAAGGATCGGTTTCTTGGCATGTTTCCACTTAAAAATAATGAGGTGCGTACGGTCTACCTTATTAGACCTCAAGAATTTAAAGGGCGAGATAAGAGAGAAATGCTGCAAGAGTTTTATGAACGATACATTGACCTTATGCCAGAATTAGATGGCTATGTACAGCAAATTAGACAGTGGCGGGACATTCAGCGAATGATTCCATTTGCTTACCATGTTGACCGTTATGTAAGAAGAAATTGTGTATTAATTGGAGATGCTGCTCACACAGTCCATCCAATGGCAGGTGAAGGTATGAACCTTGCGATCCAAGATGCTGATGTGCTTGGGGAGCTTTTCTGCTGGATGTATGAAAATAACAAGCTAGATGAGCATTATTTACAGTGGTTTGAAGATGTCCGTAAGCCTCGAGCTGAATATGTAAGTAAGCTTAGCCATCAATCTGCGCTTATGTATTCCTTCCCATCTCGTGTTTTTCAAAGAGTCCGCCTGCGAGGTATTAAGAAAACAGAAGAAGATAAGAAGCTTCATTTAAAACAAATGTTAAATATATCAGGGCTTGGCTTATGGCCAAACCATCTTCATGACCGCTTCATCCAAGTAGGTTTACTGCCAGCCCGGGAATTAGAAGTAAGCGAACGACCATATATCTTTTCAACTGATGACGATTACCCATGGCTCAAACTAGAAGGAGATGAACTTGATGATTAA
- a CDS encoding NRDE family protein, translating to MCLILLAYQVDKTYPLIVAANRDEFYKRPTAPVHYWEDAPYVLAGRDLEKHGTWMGITKTGRFAALTNYRNPNEKSKLRSRGEIVSRFLKGKMSTKEYGEQLKSERADFPGYNVLFGSDDHLMVYSNVDNQLIPLKAGIYGLSNHLLDTPWPKVEKGKSGLKKAIRTGCKDEELFQVLSNAEPAPDKLLPQTGVGVEWERRLSPLFITSPDYGTRASTVLKINKDSKVHLVEQTFTSEGQIDQRQFNFQLR from the coding sequence ATGTGCTTGATTTTATTAGCTTATCAAGTTGATAAAACATATCCCCTCATTGTAGCAGCAAACCGAGATGAGTTTTATAAGCGGCCAACAGCTCCTGTTCATTATTGGGAAGATGCCCCATATGTACTTGCTGGAAGAGACTTAGAGAAGCATGGTACGTGGATGGGTATTACAAAAACAGGGCGGTTTGCCGCATTAACAAATTATCGAAATCCAAATGAAAAGTCGAAATTACGCTCACGTGGTGAAATTGTTTCCCGATTTTTAAAAGGAAAGATGTCTACAAAAGAATATGGGGAGCAATTAAAAAGTGAGCGAGCTGACTTTCCTGGTTATAATGTATTATTCGGTTCAGATGATCATCTCATGGTGTATTCGAATGTAGACAATCAATTAATACCATTGAAAGCAGGTATATATGGTCTAAGTAATCACCTGCTTGATACGCCATGGCCTAAAGTTGAGAAAGGAAAGTCGGGACTTAAGAAAGCGATAAGAACAGGCTGTAAGGACGAAGAATTGTTTCAAGTACTTTCAAACGCTGAGCCTGCTCCTGATAAGCTTCTTCCTCAAACTGGTGTCGGGGTAGAGTGGGAACGGAGATTGTCACCTCTCTTTATTACTTCACCTGATTACGGTACAAGAGCATCGACAGTCTTAAAGATAAATAAAGATAGCAAAGTCCACCTTGTAGAACAAACATTTACTTCAGAAGGACAAATTGATCAGCGTCAATTTAACTTCCAGTTAAGATAA
- a CDS encoding NAD-dependent epimerase/dehydratase family protein, with product MKIIVAGGDGFCGWPTALYLSNQGHDVAIIDSIIRRKWDDELRSNSLTPIATLEERTQKWNELTGKTIKTYIGDLNHYDFLREVLRQEQPDAFVHFAEQRSAPYSMIDREHAVFTQVNNVVGTLNVLYGIKEIAPDCHLIKLGTMGEYGTPNIDIEEGYIEIEHKGRKDTLPYPKQPGSMYHLSKVHDSHNIMFTCKAWGIRATDLNQGVVYGLHTDETMMDEMLNNRLDYDGVFGTALNRFIIQAAIGHDMTVYGKGGQTRGFLNIKDTVRCIEIAAENPADKGEFRVFNQFTEEFSVLDLAKKVQKVAKEKGLEANVAHIENPRVELEDHYFHAVNTKLRDLGLEPNLLTDEVIGGILDEALKHKDRVIKENVLPKVSWK from the coding sequence ATGAAGATTATCGTTGCCGGCGGAGACGGCTTCTGTGGATGGCCGACCGCACTTTATCTATCCAATCAAGGACATGACGTAGCAATCATTGACAGTATTATCCGACGTAAATGGGACGACGAATTACGTTCAAATTCTTTAACACCTATTGCAACACTCGAGGAACGTACACAAAAATGGAATGAACTAACAGGGAAAACAATTAAAACCTATATCGGCGATTTAAATCATTATGATTTTCTCCGAGAAGTTCTTCGTCAAGAACAACCTGATGCATTTGTTCACTTCGCTGAGCAGCGTTCTGCACCATACTCAATGATCGACCGTGAGCATGCTGTTTTTACTCAAGTGAATAACGTTGTAGGGACATTGAATGTCTTATACGGCATAAAAGAAATCGCACCTGATTGTCATCTTATTAAATTAGGAACAATGGGTGAATACGGTACACCGAATATCGACATCGAAGAAGGATACATAGAGATTGAACATAAAGGCCGCAAAGATACGCTTCCTTATCCGAAACAGCCAGGCTCCATGTACCACCTTTCCAAAGTACATGATAGTCACAACATCATGTTTACATGTAAAGCATGGGGAATCCGTGCTACAGACTTGAACCAAGGTGTTGTATATGGACTGCACACAGATGAAACAATGATGGATGAGATGCTGAATAATCGTCTTGATTATGATGGGGTTTTCGGTACAGCATTAAATCGATTCATCATTCAAGCAGCAATTGGACATGATATGACTGTATACGGAAAAGGCGGCCAAACACGTGGCTTCTTAAATATAAAAGACACGGTACGTTGTATTGAAATTGCAGCAGAAAATCCTGCTGATAAAGGTGAATTCCGCGTATTTAATCAATTTACAGAAGAGTTTTCTGTATTGGATTTAGCGAAGAAAGTACAGAAAGTGGCCAAAGAAAAGGGTCTTGAAGCAAATGTTGCCCATATCGAAAATCCACGGGTAGAGCTTGAAGATCACTATTTTCATGCTGTGAACACAAAGCTTCGTGACTTAGGGCTTGAACCCAATCTGTTAACAGATGAAGTAATCGGCGGAATTTTAGACGAAGCATTAAAACATAAAGACCGTGTTATTAAAGAAAACGTCCTTCCGAAAGTATCTTGGAAATAA
- a CDS encoding (S)-benzoin forming benzil reductase, with the protein MNIYLITGSSKGLGEAFVKTVLKEGNIVYAIARSKSEKLATIHTQGNGILEQLSYDLSDISGLSAFMNSLFGRIPLEKADTITLINNAGIVEPMKPIERCNSAEIERSFQVNTVAPMALTSEFLQHTEEFKGKKYILNISSGAANRSVYGWSVYSATKAALDRFTESAALEEREKENPTKIIAIAPGVVDTNMQSQIRATNKDDFKDVENFRSLKENDQLLKPEAVAEKSLKWLMSNASDNGVVYHIRDL; encoded by the coding sequence ATGAACATTTATCTCATTACTGGCAGTTCGAAAGGTCTTGGAGAAGCATTTGTGAAAACAGTACTTAAAGAAGGTAACATCGTATATGCCATTGCTCGTTCTAAAAGTGAAAAGCTGGCTACGATACATACGCAAGGCAACGGAATACTTGAACAGCTTTCCTATGACTTATCCGACATTTCAGGTCTATCAGCTTTTATGAATTCGTTGTTTGGAAGAATCCCATTAGAGAAAGCAGATACGATAACGTTAATTAATAATGCTGGAATTGTGGAACCGATGAAGCCGATTGAACGATGCAACAGCGCAGAAATTGAAAGAAGCTTTCAAGTGAATACAGTAGCCCCAATGGCGTTGACAAGTGAATTTTTGCAGCATACAGAAGAATTCAAAGGGAAAAAATACATTTTAAACATTTCTTCAGGTGCCGCAAACCGAAGCGTATATGGATGGAGTGTGTATAGTGCTACAAAAGCAGCGCTGGACCGTTTTACAGAATCTGCAGCATTAGAAGAACGAGAAAAGGAGAATCCGACAAAGATTATTGCTATTGCACCCGGTGTGGTTGATACAAATATGCAGTCACAAATCCGCGCTACAAATAAGGATGATTTTAAGGATGTGGAGAACTTTCGTAGTTTAAAGGAAAACGATCAACTATTAAAGCCAGAGGCGGTAGCTGAAAAGTCATTAAAATGGCTAATGAGTAATGCTAGTGACAATGGCGTAGTTTACCATATTCGAGATTTATAA
- the queF gene encoding preQ(1) synthase — MSEYYLPRSGPMPRPESTKQGREVLKQEAFPAPNVQEVKFRALEFTAVCPKTGQPDFGKVEISYIPNKKCIESKSLKFYLWSFRNEGAFCESLAAMIADDIVYAIAPKRVQVTVYQSARGGIELETTAVRD, encoded by the coding sequence ATGAGCGAATATTATTTACCCCGTTCAGGGCCAATGCCACGTCCTGAAAGTACGAAGCAAGGACGTGAAGTATTAAAGCAAGAAGCGTTCCCTGCACCTAACGTACAAGAAGTAAAATTTCGAGCACTTGAGTTTACAGCAGTTTGTCCGAAGACTGGACAACCTGATTTCGGTAAAGTTGAAATTTCTTATATCCCAAATAAAAAATGTATTGAATCGAAATCATTAAAGTTTTATTTATGGTCCTTCCGTAATGAAGGAGCTTTTTGCGAATCATTAGCAGCAATGATCGCAGATGATATCGTTTATGCGATTGCACCGAAACGCGTTCAAGTCACGGTCTACCAATCCGCCCGTGGCGGTATTGAACTAGAAACAACTGCTGTACGCGACTAG
- a CDS encoding Hsp20/alpha crystallin family protein encodes MTDEEKRKPFSNEQLNPLIKQLDEFFQQRPVRTMLDSIDSFFHQAPFNATFPVDMYETEHDIVIKANIPGVNREQITIEPMYDMIKISVLNNEIVEEENELKSYYKRERRVQRMERIIPLPFPVSEKKTTASYQNGILTIRTPKQQRKKRTIEIDE; translated from the coding sequence ATGACTGATGAAGAAAAACGCAAACCTTTTTCTAATGAACAACTGAATCCTTTGATAAAACAGCTGGATGAGTTTTTCCAACAACGACCTGTACGTACTATGCTAGACTCAATTGATTCATTTTTTCATCAAGCTCCTTTCAATGCGACATTTCCTGTAGATATGTATGAAACAGAGCATGATATTGTCATCAAAGCAAATATTCCAGGTGTAAACCGAGAGCAAATTACAATTGAACCGATGTATGATATGATAAAAATTTCGGTCTTAAATAATGAAATAGTTGAGGAAGAAAATGAATTAAAAAGCTATTACAAACGGGAACGAAGAGTCCAGAGAATGGAACGGATTATCCCGCTTCCCTTCCCAGTTTCAGAAAAGAAAACAACGGCTTCTTACCAAAATGGTATTCTTACAATCCGAACACCGAAACAGCAGCGTAAAAAACGAACAATTGAAATTGATGAATAA
- a CDS encoding chemotaxis protein CheX: protein MTATKQITDIMNCAIKSMKAVIPLDIQLKKPTLVTQPVIQNDIGVLIGITGDLRGRLILRSEKETCSHIGQSMFGMPIEGEMLPSFTGELGNMIGGNLATFIEQEGFTIDITPPTVIEGQFNMYGMKMALELCTLIDATKKMDLILALEDK, encoded by the coding sequence ATGACAGCTACAAAGCAGATCACAGATATTATGAATTGTGCGATTAAATCAATGAAAGCAGTTATCCCGTTGGATATTCAATTAAAAAAGCCAACACTTGTGACACAGCCGGTTATCCAAAATGATATCGGTGTATTAATTGGTATTACTGGAGACTTACGAGGAAGGCTCATTTTGCGGAGCGAGAAGGAAACGTGCAGTCATATCGGTCAATCAATGTTTGGAATGCCGATTGAAGGGGAAATGCTCCCATCATTTACAGGAGAGCTTGGAAATATGATTGGTGGAAACCTTGCTACATTCATTGAACAAGAAGGTTTCACAATTGATATTACACCTCCGACTGTAATTGAAGGGCAATTCAATATGTATGGCATGAAAATGGCGCTTGAATTATGCACGCTTATTGACGCAACAAAGAAAATGGACTTAATCCTTGCTCTAGAAGATAAATAA